gGGTTTGAGGAACACAACATAGACGAATTGCCCTCCTTGAGCACGGCATTGGAGATGTCGACGACGATATCCTTCCAAGGAAGTGATATGTAAGATCTATGTTGTCGATCAGCTCGAGTCTCTCACGAGATAAGCCCTATCAAGTTGAGCTATCATTCACGATTCACGACAACTCATGTTGCAATCACAATCTTGCCAAATTATCTAGATTCAGCAAagtgttttattattataaaagtaaattgcATTCATTAATAACAAACATTATAACTTTAACCTGAAACATTCATTTCAAGCCAACTACAACATTAATGGCTCCTTAGTACACAACtatgactgacatggtctagtccatgCTGCAAACCTTTCTCAGACCACTTGAGAGACAACGCAGCTATGTCTAATATAGAGTTCAGCAAAGTTGAACTATACAATTTAGACCTAGGATTAGATAATATTATGATCTTTTTTGTGTACTAGACAGTTTGCAAATTTCTGAATTTTAGTTAGTGATCAAGTGGTCTCAGTGTACTGCCATAATTTGGTTCTGTTCCATTCATATTCCTCATCAGCAAATTTGTTTGCCAACGTTTTGAGTTGCTTCTTATGTATTCATCCACAAACGAGTTTATGACCTTTCTGAAAAGAGCAATCCACAATATCTATCTATACATAATAAAGCTACGTGAAACACTGAAATGACAACCCAACTGCcatcatttctttgtttttggcgATGTAGTAACAGGCTTACtactttttatcatttatttattattaattttatttatttatttttaaaatttttttatttaatagttaagaaattgactattaatgaagttgtatatttttttaattttttttaataattagggatgttaacaaaataattgataacaataataaaaaaaaatcaaatacactaTAGAGTAGTAAAAGAATAGTAAGAAAGTAATAaacctataattattttttgagaaataacaaatataaacaAGAAATGTTGTAaccaatattaaaaacaaatattactcatcatgtttttaaatatcaccattatatatatatatatattatgaaacaTCAAgtgattgaaaaataattatcatttttttacttatatgTAAGTCATTTgatctaaaaaaatcaaaataaaaaaaaatcaaaattaatattttcaattaaaaaaaaaaagttgtgaaatACCTATATTACACTAATTGTAgattataatttcattatttcttAAAACCTATATTGTTTTCCCCTTTTATTTAAATCTTGAtaatttcaccttttttttttcccttctcatGTTGAACTTGACTCGAGAATGCTTGAAGTCCATTTATTCATGTCTAGGAGATGATACATTTATTATAAAGAGAATTGATAATTTAATCACATgataaattttgtattattattattattttgttacaaAGTTGGCATCACCAATTAataggaaattaaaaataattttaataataaaaaaatggaacacTCAATCGGACGAAGAGTTGATCTTAATAGTTTATTGTACACATGTAAGTGATGCCAATTGCTTAAAGCCTGAGCCAAGGGAactattttcctttgttttcacAATGGTGATGTCAAGTCTACATATAAAGACAGTGAAACACCTCCAAATTAGTTGGACCAGGCAAAACATAGTTAGATTGGCTCGTGGCAAGCCCAGGCCAACTTTGCCGACTTCAAAGTCAAGCCTAAAAAACTCTAGAATTAGAAATTGAGAAATCAtatttaataatgaattatattctttttcaaaaagaatatgcaatatttgcatagtttataactttatctaatattattctattgaaaaattattaaatattttaacaaaatgataTGTTATTTTCAGTATTATAGCATGTCACGTAGTTAAAACTATTTATGTAAATAAGACTTATAattggattattcaaatataataagtgatttggatttagaaatgagttgagatgacttgtgaatagtaaaatgaaaataaattatttattataatttatgtgaaaatttgataaagttattttaaaatttaaaaaaattgaattgtttattatattttttgtaggaatttaaaaaaattataatgataaaatgatatgagttgaattgagttttaaATGCAAACGGGCCATCTTATAGCATTTAACGTTGCACTTTCAAATAGAATAAGTCTTACATATTATCAATctctttatttgaattattcAATAATTGAGGTAGTAAAAATCAATTCTCATTAGAACATATAAATCTTTCCGTATGCtaaataagaataattatatttgaaaaccTATTACGTATCATTTACGcgacaaaatttaattttaaaataaattttaaaattttataaattacaatattatgtAATGTATACTTTTCAAATAGCccgtttaattaaaaaaataaataaattcaaatagcCCTGGTCGTTGAACaaataaagagtaaaaaagtaactaataaaaaaaaagaaaaaaaaagggtcaaaaGAAAAGTCGTAGGAAGGACCCCACGACCGCGTAATGATAACAGGAGACTTGTTCCTGTTTCTAGTGTTCTCACGGGGAAGAAGTTCGCGTAAGAACCTCTTTTCCACCACCTTTCCCCAAACCAACCAGCACTTTAATTCCTTCCTATAAATTGTCATTGCCCACCATGTCTTCCCCAAACCATCGATTCATTCCTTTCCGTTTTCTCAACCAAACAAACCCTTTTCTCTGATAGCATATGTCTCAGAGGCCCAGCGTTCCTCACTCTTCTACCATAGCCTTCGGCCACCATTCCGACCTCCTTGTGTCCAGTGATATGAACCCCAACTCCAACTGGTGTTGCAATTATCATTAGTTGAAATCTCTTTTATTCCCATTTCTCAAGTTTTGTCCACTCTGAAATTAATTCCCCTCTTATTCTATTCTTCGTATTTGTTTCTCggggaaaaaatagaaaattttttagTTTCAAGATCATGGGTCTGAAAGGTTTTGTTGAAGGAGGCATAGCTTCAATTGTTGCAGGCTGTAGCACCCACCCTCTGGACCTGCTCAAGGTCCGAATGCAGCTCCAAGGTGAAGCTAACGCCCCAAAACCGACCGCGAATTCTGCGGTGCAAAATCTCCGCCCGGCTCTCGCCTTCCACACCACCTCGCTCTCTGCTCCGGGATCGATCAACGTGCCTCTCCCGCCTCCCCCGGCGGCGCGTGCGGGCCTAATATCCGTTGGTGTCCGCATCGTCCAACAGGAAGGTGTCGGCGCGTTGTTCTCGGGCGTCTCAGCGACTGTCCTCCGACAGAGTCTCTACTCGACGACTCGAATGGGCCTCTACGACATCCTGAAAAAGAAGTGGGCCGACCCCAAATCTGGAAACCTGCCGCTCGGGAGCAAGATAGGGGCGGGGCTGATAGCCGGCGCGGTCGGTGCTGCGGTGGGCAACCCGGCCGACGTGGCCATGGTCCGCATGCAAGCCGACGGGCGGCTCCCCCTGGCTCAGCGCCGCAACTACACCAGCGTGGTCGACGCCATAACCCGCATGGCCCGCCAGGAAGGGATCCCCAGCCTGTGGCGCGGCTCGTCCCTGACGATAAACCGCGCGATGCTGGTGACCGCCTCGCAGCTGGCATCGTACGACCAGATCAAGGAGATGATACTGGAGAAGAGAGTGATGAAGGACGGGCTAGGAACCCACGTGACGGCCAGCTTCGCAGCGGGGTTCGTGGCGGCGGTGGCGTCGAATCCGGTGGACGTGATCAAGACGAGGGTGATGAACATGAAGGTGGAGCCAGGAGCGGAGCCTCCGTACTCGGGTCCTCTGGATTGCGCGTTGAAGACGGTGCGGGCCGAGGGCCCAATGGCTCTGTACAAGGGGTTCGTGCCGACCATTTCGAGACAGGGACCTTTCACTGTCGTGCTGTTCGTGACGCTCGAGCAGGTTCGCAAACTGCTCAAGGATTTCTGATGATCCCATGAATATGATATCTTATGATGACGACGAAGATTTTTAGAATAaacttgatttttaattttaattttctgttcCTTGAGATTTCGAGTACCCAAAAACAGCTATGTATCGACAAATtggtatttttatataatttaataagcgattttattttccttcacGGAATGTTTCTCTTCGGAGTAGATGTAGAACTGCTTGTTTAAGGTGATGACAAGTtcaatttgattacaaattaagCGATGGCTTCATTTGTGATATCAATTTTGAAACGGAAAATACCGAGAAACTTGCATCCTAGACGATCCTCCATACCGGGAAGATTAATTGATGGAAATTGTTTGATCTTAGATTTTGTACCCATCTGATCATTTAGACTGAGTTTGGATCTGAGATGATAGGCAATCTGTAAATTTGGCAGGTTTggaagaaaagataaataacaagatttatcatctcatcattataattttttaaaatttttatataaaatataataaataattataatttttttaaattttaaaacaataataatattataacataatattttaaactaaaaccaaaatatgaaatttaactAAAAGTAATGTGATATGTGGCAAAAGTGATGTCCAACTTGTTTTAAGTTGTGTTTAAGTTGTTGCAAAGCAACTGGGGGAGATCATAAATGTTAAACAATTAATGGTATGCAAGAACGCGGTTTTGTAATTGACCGAATCAAATATGATGATTTATCTAAGAGTAATATTGAAATACGTAAATGTCgtacaatcgttttaaaaaatagtaaaatttattattaaaaaattaatttttttttatgtagatttcgtatttattttttttttttaaagtaattgcaTGGCGCTTGTGCATTTacgactacaactatcatttctctttatctAAATCTTAAGAATTATTTTCAACTCAAATGTCttaaatgttataatatttaGGACATTGAATTCAAAACTAATGATCGGTATTAAGACAAATTCCATCTCTAAAGTACCTTAGGAAAATTAGAAAATCTGAATCCACTGTAAGGTTGTGTAATGTGGCCTGAGCAAAAAAAGTGAAGTAGGAAGCGCCTTATGGATTATGATTGAACGGAATTGAGGGACAGATGGTAACCACTAACCACCTCAATTAATATTTCTAGTGGAGACAGTGTCACAGTCGATATGGTCCATAGTTGCTTTATACATTATACATAGTTATGTCCACCACTCTGGGACCATACATTATTGAAAGAAATGAAGGGTTGTCTATGCTTTAGAActcatttggataatgagataaggtgagatgatatgattttagataagttgaataaaatattgtttaaatattattttttaatattattattattttaagatttgaaaaaattaaattgtttattatattttatgtgaaaatttaaaaaaattataatgataagatagactgagatggttttataaattattgtcAGCCATTTAAATTGATATGAATGATTATAATACTGATTACATATAACTCTTTTCTTGAAAATTGAgtgttaattatattaataattaacttGTAGAATAAGATCGAACACTTTGAAACTCTATTTGCAAATTCGATCGGTGCCACCTTAGTATCTATCATACATAATTCATGAATTATTTGTGGGACAAGAGG
Above is a genomic segment from Juglans microcarpa x Juglans regia isolate MS1-56 chromosome 1D, Jm3101_v1.0, whole genome shotgun sequence containing:
- the LOC121264624 gene encoding mitochondrial uncoupling protein 5-like is translated as MGLKGFVEGGIASIVAGCSTHPLDLLKVRMQLQGEANAPKPTANSAVQNLRPALAFHTTSLSAPGSINVPLPPPPAARAGLISVGVRIVQQEGVGALFSGVSATVLRQSLYSTTRMGLYDILKKKWADPKSGNLPLGSKIGAGLIAGAVGAAVGNPADVAMVRMQADGRLPLAQRRNYTSVVDAITRMARQEGIPSLWRGSSLTINRAMLVTASQLASYDQIKEMILEKRVMKDGLGTHVTASFAAGFVAAVASNPVDVIKTRVMNMKVEPGAEPPYSGPLDCALKTVRAEGPMALYKGFVPTISRQGPFTVVLFVTLEQVRKLLKDF